From Paraburkholderia flava, a single genomic window includes:
- a CDS encoding SDR family oxidoreductase yields MFAWQTPLSTAWQDSLICSARTHAPGVDALVLTGATGFIGGSVLATLVNAGLLDRLVCVVRGASVAHALARLRASAIRSGLPQYRAERLSAANVIVGELGSEFSRADEARLAAASHVINCAALASFSTHPRLLESNVRDTLRFASRFAGSKVLQRFVHVSTAMACGTRCGALVQETVFGHGDTGDLMPHTRSQRDAERRLRAELPRLPLVVVRPSAVVGHTVLGTLPSARIFWVFRVVHASRRFAARAANRIDMVSVDDCARALTLLTVKPTLAYDTYHVSAGRDSPTLTQILNAMDEAADTSGRRYSMCSPRDLRAVAREALGGDAAGHARLFERVLGVYAAFAQLDYVFDNRRLREEIGFDPLPFTDYLNECVRTSGGMGILEQMKRDFARPGTERPWAERLSKDNVSPGKYIPAHIR; encoded by the coding sequence ATGTTTGCCTGGCAAACCCCGCTGTCCACGGCTTGGCAGGACAGTCTGATCTGTTCGGCGCGCACCCATGCGCCGGGCGTCGATGCGCTGGTGTTGACCGGCGCGACCGGTTTTATCGGCGGCAGTGTGCTCGCGACGCTGGTCAATGCCGGTCTGCTCGACCGGCTCGTCTGTGTCGTGCGCGGCGCGAGTGTTGCGCATGCGCTTGCACGGTTGCGCGCGTCCGCGATACGTAGCGGTTTGCCGCAATATCGCGCGGAGCGTCTGAGCGCGGCTAACGTAATCGTCGGCGAACTCGGCAGCGAATTTTCGCGTGCTGATGAAGCGCGGCTCGCGGCGGCATCGCACGTGATCAATTGCGCTGCGCTGGCGTCGTTTTCGACGCATCCGCGGCTACTCGAATCGAATGTGCGCGACACGCTGCGCTTCGCGTCGCGCTTTGCCGGCAGCAAGGTGCTGCAGCGCTTCGTGCACGTCAGCACAGCGATGGCCTGCGGGACGCGCTGCGGCGCGCTCGTGCAGGAAACGGTGTTCGGTCACGGCGACACCGGCGATCTGATGCCGCACACACGCAGCCAGCGCGACGCCGAACGACGGCTACGCGCGGAGTTGCCGCGACTGCCGCTGGTGGTCGTGCGGCCGTCGGCGGTGGTCGGGCATACGGTGCTCGGCACGCTACCGTCGGCGCGGATCTTCTGGGTGTTTCGCGTCGTGCATGCGTCGCGGCGCTTCGCGGCGCGTGCAGCGAATCGTATCGACATGGTGTCGGTCGACGATTGCGCCCGCGCGCTGACGCTGCTCACCGTGAAGCCGACGCTCGCGTACGACACGTATCACGTATCGGCCGGCCGCGACTCGCCGACGCTCACGCAGATCCTCAACGCGATGGACGAAGCCGCCGACACGTCGGGCCGCCGCTATTCGATGTGCTCGCCGCGCGACCTGCGCGCGGTCGCGCGCGAAGCGCTCGGCGGGGACGCCGCCGGTCATGCGCGTCTGTTCGAACGCGTGCTGGGCGTCTATGCGGCGTTCGCGCAGCTCGACTACGTGTTCGACAACCGGCGTTTGCGCGAGGAGATCGGCTTCGACCCGCTGCCGTTCACCGACTACCTGAACGAATGCGTCCGGACGTCCGGCGGAATGGGCATCCTCGAGCAGATGAAACGGGACTTTGCGCGGCCCGGCACCGAGCGTCCGTGGGCGGAAAGGTTGTCGAAAGACAACGTGTCTCCCGGAAAATACATCCCGGCGCATATCAGATGA
- a CDS encoding MipA/OmpV family protein: MRKRLLHCCAPLLGLACVPVAHAENTYLFSLAGGVTSRYEGSRDYRPIIGPAFSAQFDNGFFIGMLDGAGYKKTFANGMFVSAALSYDDGRADENRFDRAGSDYLKGMGNIPGSLLISVQAGAHVFGDSTVSVTLDQPVTHTTRGISGHVDLTVPILQTAADQIGVTGSLHAGSGRYTQTFFGVTDAQAASSRFSAYSTKGGFDKATVSTAWTHVFTPRWSVTTTGGLTRLVGSSSNSPIVQTKNNWFGMTALTYRY; encoded by the coding sequence GTGCGCAAACGCCTCCTTCACTGCTGTGCTCCGCTGCTGGGCCTCGCCTGCGTCCCGGTGGCGCACGCGGAAAACACCTATCTGTTTTCGCTGGCCGGCGGCGTGACGTCGCGTTACGAAGGCAGCCGCGACTATCGGCCGATCATCGGCCCGGCGTTTTCGGCGCAGTTCGACAACGGTTTTTTCATCGGCATGCTCGACGGTGCGGGGTACAAGAAGACGTTTGCGAACGGGATGTTCGTGTCGGCGGCGCTCAGCTACGACGACGGCCGCGCCGACGAAAACCGCTTCGACCGCGCCGGCTCCGACTACCTGAAGGGGATGGGCAACATCCCCGGCTCGCTGCTGATTTCGGTGCAGGCCGGCGCGCACGTGTTCGGCGATTCGACGGTCAGCGTGACGCTCGATCAGCCGGTCACGCACACGACGCGCGGCATCAGCGGCCACGTCGACCTGACGGTGCCGATCCTGCAGACCGCAGCCGATCAGATCGGCGTGACCGGCAGCCTGCACGCAGGCAGCGGTCGCTACACGCAGACCTTCTTCGGCGTCACCGATGCGCAGGCGGCGAGCAGCCGCTTCTCGGCGTATTCGACCAAGGGCGGCTTCGACAAGGCGACGGTTTCCACCGCGTGGACCCATGTGTTCACGCCGCGCTGGTCGGTGACCACGACGGGCGGCCTCACGCGCCTCGTCGGGTCGTCGAGCAACAGCCCGATCGTGCAGACGAAGAACAACTGGTTCGGCATGACGGCGCTGACCTATCGATATTAA
- a CDS encoding response regulator, producing the protein MDGTPLKYTVLLIEDDDRLAQLIAEYLGGYEFAVTIVRRGDLAVAAVHEHRPALVILDLMLPNMDGMEVCRRIRGFSGVPVLILTARVDVFDQIAGLETGADDYVIKPIEPRVLVARARALLRRAPRENVPAPVEGETLVYGELQISPPNRTVTWRGQVVELKTAEYNLLLILARAAGKVLSRDDILKQLRGIEFDGIDRTVDSGISRLRRRFEDASPEPHKIKTIWGRGYLFSPSAWEE; encoded by the coding sequence ATGGACGGGACACCGCTCAAGTACACGGTATTGCTGATCGAGGACGACGATCGACTCGCACAACTGATCGCCGAATACCTCGGCGGCTACGAATTCGCGGTGACGATCGTGCGACGTGGCGACCTCGCCGTCGCGGCCGTGCACGAACACCGGCCGGCGCTCGTGATCCTCGATCTGATGCTGCCGAACATGGACGGCATGGAAGTGTGCCGCCGCATCCGTGGGTTTTCGGGCGTGCCGGTGCTGATCCTCACCGCGCGCGTCGACGTGTTCGACCAGATCGCCGGCCTCGAGACCGGTGCCGACGACTACGTGATCAAGCCCATCGAACCGCGCGTGCTGGTCGCACGTGCGCGGGCGCTGCTGCGACGCGCGCCGCGCGAGAACGTCCCTGCGCCCGTCGAGGGCGAGACGCTCGTGTACGGCGAGCTGCAGATCTCGCCGCCGAATCGCACGGTCACGTGGCGTGGCCAGGTCGTCGAGCTGAAGACCGCCGAATACAACCTGCTGCTGATTCTCGCGCGCGCCGCCGGCAAGGTGCTGAGTCGCGACGACATCCTGAAGCAGTTGCGCGGCATCGAGTTCGACGGCATCGACCGCACGGTCGACTCGGGCATCTCGCGACTACGCCGCCGTTTCGAGGACGCATCGCCGGAGCCGCACAAGATCAAGACGATCTGGGGCCGCGGCTATCTGTTCAGTCCGTCCGCGTGGGAGGAATGA
- a CDS encoding ATP-binding protein, giving the protein MLRSLIRLYLVVVLCGGLAIAFVNYSFVRLFHERVTENTRDAVKAYAFVLTDYLARHPGAQRADALAELRRHGSEGFSLLTMADVIPLLDDTQLRDLRDGKLVLSLDARDYYLPLPDGTIVHAHPDEPTNLDIQVLAYGVIALATLLAVLLWIHYHWRDLRKLQMAARAFGVGNLTTRAQLSKKSNIYELSQQFNDMARQIEASILQQRDMMHGISHELKTPLARLEFGLALLQSPESVERQRERQRALRADVRELDELVTELLTLSSLEQGARQVAPMQVSIGELLDSVAASIAHDVAVRTLTLSVTTAGAPAQHVCDPKLVARALLNLIRNSARYARHAISLRATVGAGGALVLTVEDDGPGIPVEDRARVFEPFHRLDSSRDRHTGGFGLGLAIVRRVALVHGGDVHLDNGTWGGARFVMILPPLPLPDAMRAA; this is encoded by the coding sequence GTGCTCCGCTCGCTGATCCGGTTGTACCTCGTCGTCGTGCTGTGCGGCGGCCTCGCGATAGCGTTCGTCAACTACTCGTTCGTGCGGCTGTTTCACGAGCGCGTGACCGAGAACACCCGCGATGCCGTCAAGGCGTACGCATTCGTGCTGACCGATTACCTCGCGCGTCATCCCGGCGCACAACGCGCCGACGCGCTCGCCGAGCTGCGCAGGCACGGCAGCGAGGGCTTCAGCCTGCTGACGATGGCCGACGTGATCCCGCTGCTCGACGACACGCAACTGCGCGATCTGCGCGACGGCAAGCTCGTGCTGAGTCTCGACGCGCGCGACTACTATCTGCCGCTGCCCGACGGCACGATCGTCCACGCGCATCCCGACGAACCGACCAACCTCGACATCCAGGTGCTGGCCTACGGCGTGATCGCACTCGCGACGCTGCTCGCGGTGCTGCTGTGGATCCACTACCACTGGCGCGATCTGCGCAAGCTGCAGATGGCCGCGCGCGCGTTCGGCGTGGGCAACCTCACGACGCGCGCGCAGCTGTCGAAGAAGTCGAACATCTACGAGCTGTCGCAGCAGTTCAACGACATGGCGCGGCAGATCGAAGCGTCGATCCTGCAGCAGCGCGACATGATGCACGGCATCTCGCACGAACTGAAAACGCCGCTCGCGCGGCTCGAGTTCGGGCTCGCGTTGCTGCAATCGCCGGAATCGGTCGAACGTCAGCGTGAGCGGCAACGGGCGCTGCGCGCGGACGTTCGCGAACTCGACGAGCTCGTGACCGAACTGCTGACGCTGAGCAGTCTCGAACAGGGTGCGCGGCAAGTCGCGCCGATGCAGGTGTCGATCGGCGAGCTGCTCGACAGCGTCGCGGCCAGCATTGCGCACGACGTCGCCGTGCGGACGCTGACGCTGTCCGTCACGACCGCGGGCGCGCCGGCGCAGCATGTCTGTGATCCGAAGCTCGTCGCGCGCGCGTTGCTGAATCTGATCCGTAACAGCGCGCGCTACGCGCGTCACGCGATCTCGCTGCGCGCCACGGTCGGTGCGGGCGGCGCGCTGGTGCTGACGGTCGAGGACGACGGCCCCGGCATTCCGGTCGAGGACCGCGCGCGCGTGTTCGAGCCGTTTCACCGGCTCGATTCGAGCCGCGACCGCCACACCGGCGGCTTCGGCCTGGGCCTCGCGATCGTGCGTCGGGTCGCGCTCGTGCACGGCGGCGACGTGCATCTCGACAACGGCACATGGGGCGGCGCGCGCTTCGTGATGATCCTGCCGCCGTTGCCGCTACCGGACGCCATGCGGGCCGCGTGA
- a CDS encoding DMT family transporter encodes MLVAAMIWGSAFVAQRVSLDAIGPFLFTGLRFLLGAGVVLLFVACTRLRRARVNLTVPARDTAALLRAGGALGLLLAFAISMQQIGLQYTKVANAGFISSLYVVIVPLIGALLGHRTGLGTALGALFAAVGMYFLSVNEHFSILYGDWYQLAGAIVISMQVMLVGRFARRHDPLSLALVQFVTCGVICLAIAVACEPLRLGDIVRAAPSILYGGALSVGIAYTIQVVAQKDAAPAHAAVIFSMEGVFAALAGWLVLGETLSARAFVGCALMLVGLIVCQVLPQPTARRSTASAS; translated from the coding sequence ATGCTCGTCGCAGCGATGATCTGGGGCTCCGCCTTTGTCGCGCAACGGGTCAGTCTCGATGCGATCGGACCGTTCCTGTTCACCGGGCTGCGCTTCCTGCTGGGTGCGGGTGTCGTGCTGCTGTTCGTTGCGTGCACGCGGTTGCGACGCGCTCGCGTGAACCTCACCGTGCCCGCACGCGACACCGCGGCGCTGTTACGCGCGGGCGGCGCACTCGGGCTGCTGCTCGCGTTCGCGATCTCGATGCAGCAGATCGGTCTGCAGTACACGAAGGTCGCGAACGCCGGCTTCATCAGTTCGCTGTACGTGGTGATCGTGCCGCTGATCGGTGCGCTGCTCGGTCACCGGACAGGACTCGGCACCGCGCTCGGCGCACTCTTCGCGGCGGTCGGCATGTATTTTCTGAGCGTCAACGAGCACTTCTCGATCCTCTACGGCGACTGGTACCAGCTCGCCGGCGCGATCGTGATTTCGATGCAGGTGATGCTGGTGGGTCGATTCGCGCGACGGCACGATCCGCTGTCGCTGGCGCTGGTGCAGTTCGTCACGTGCGGGGTGATCTGTCTCGCGATCGCCGTCGCGTGCGAACCGCTGCGGCTCGGCGACATCGTTCGCGCGGCGCCGAGCATCCTGTACGGCGGAGCGCTATCGGTCGGCATCGCGTACACGATCCAGGTGGTCGCGCAGAAAGACGCGGCGCCCGCGCACGCGGCGGTGATCTTCAGCATGGAAGGTGTGTTCGCCGCGCTCGCCGGATGGCTCGTGCTCGGCGAGACGCTGTCGGCGCGCGCGTTTGTCGGCTGCGCGTTGATGCTGGTGGGGCTGATCGTGTGTCAAGTGTTGCCGCAGCCGACCGCGCGACGCAGCACGGCGTCCGCGAGCTAA
- a CDS encoding CaiB/BaiF CoA transferase family protein → MKGPLDGVRVLEMGQLIAGPFAGKMLAEFGADVIKIEPPGTGDPLRKWRLLHDGTSVWWAAQSRNKKSVTLDLRSPEGQDVARKLIAESDVLIENFRPGTLEGWGLGWDALQEINPGLVMLRVSGYGQTGPYRDRPGFGVVAEAMGGLRHLSGEPGRTPVRVGISIGDSLSALHGIIGILLALRHRDQHGGRGQVVDVALYESVFNMMESLLPEYSVFGAVREAAGSALPGIAPSNAYRCSDGKYALIAGNGDSIFRRLMELIGRPDLGDDPALAQNDGRVKQVGRIDVAIEAWTAERSLDDVLAALTDARIPAGKIYDVADIAADPHYRARDMIVDTQLPDGTPVQVPGIVPKLGATPGVISQPAPTLGQHTDEVLDTLGIDPATRDAWRARGII, encoded by the coding sequence ATGAAGGGTCCTCTGGACGGTGTGCGGGTACTCGAGATGGGTCAGCTGATTGCTGGGCCCTTCGCCGGCAAGATGCTCGCCGAATTCGGCGCCGACGTCATCAAGATCGAGCCGCCCGGAACCGGCGATCCGCTGCGTAAATGGCGGTTGCTGCACGACGGCACGTCGGTCTGGTGGGCCGCTCAATCGCGCAACAAGAAGTCGGTGACGCTCGATCTGCGCTCGCCTGAAGGTCAGGACGTCGCGCGCAAACTGATCGCGGAGTCCGACGTGCTGATCGAGAACTTCCGCCCCGGCACGCTCGAAGGATGGGGGCTCGGCTGGGACGCGCTGCAAGAAATCAACCCCGGACTCGTGATGCTGCGCGTGTCCGGCTACGGCCAGACCGGGCCGTATCGCGATCGCCCGGGCTTCGGCGTCGTCGCCGAAGCGATGGGCGGCCTGCGGCATCTGAGCGGCGAACCTGGGCGCACGCCGGTTCGTGTCGGTATCTCGATCGGGGATTCGCTGTCCGCGCTGCACGGGATCATCGGCATCCTGCTCGCGCTGCGGCATCGCGATCAGCACGGCGGACGCGGCCAGGTCGTCGACGTCGCTCTGTACGAGTCGGTCTTCAACATGATGGAAAGCCTGCTGCCCGAATACTCGGTGTTCGGCGCAGTCCGCGAGGCTGCCGGCAGCGCGCTGCCGGGCATCGCACCGAGCAACGCGTATCGCTGCAGCGACGGCAAATACGCGCTGATCGCCGGCAACGGCGACAGCATCTTCCGTCGACTGATGGAGCTGATCGGCCGCCCCGATCTCGGCGACGACCCCGCGCTCGCGCAGAACGACGGACGCGTGAAGCAGGTCGGTCGGATCGACGTCGCGATCGAAGCGTGGACCGCCGAGCGTTCGCTCGACGACGTGCTCGCCGCGCTCACCGACGCACGCATCCCCGCAGGCAAGATCTACGACGTAGCCGACATCGCCGCCGATCCGCACTACCGCGCGCGCGACATGATCGTCGATACGCAGTTGCCCGACGGCACGCCGGTCCAGGTGCCCGGCATCGTGCCGAAGCTGGGCGCGACGCCCGGCGTGATTT